AGAGACTGACCGTTATCTGACCCTTCAGGAACGCGTACAAATTGCCAACCGTTACCGCAATGCTGTGTTTGTGAGCATCCATTTCAATGACGGCTCGTCTTCTGCCAATGGCATTGAAACCTTTACCTTGGCTCCGGCCGGGACATCTTCCTCCATGTCCCGCAATGTGCGTCGGGAAGCGCTTGCCGGTAATTCGCAAGATAGTTCCAATATTGCGTTAGCAACGGCTGTACAGGGGAATTTGATAAGAGGGAAGAAATCCGTCACCAAGGGGATGAGGCCGTTTGACCGCGGGATCAAGCGCGCCAGATATTCGGTGCTCTGCACGATCCAGCATCCAGCTATCTTGGTGGAATGTGGCTTTCTTTCCAATGCTCGGGAAGCGACATTGGCTCGCACGGAAAGTTATAGGGATTTCCTTGCCGAATCCATTTGTTCTGGGATTCTACAATATAAGACGGCGTTGGGGTGTCGTTAATGCTTGTTTGGTTTTTCTGGGTTCATGAATGTAGTTTGGTTACCCGGATTGCGTGATTACGACGAGGTTTTCGAATTGCAGGAAAGTCTTGTTACCGAACATCAGGCATGTCCCGGCAAGGAGCCCGACTTGCTGCTTCTGGAACACGCTCCCGTTTATACGATCGGCAGGACGCGTGACCGGACGAGTCTTCGTGACACGGCTCATCTTCCCTATCCTGTCCGTGAGATCAACAGGGGGGGCCAGGCGACCTACCATGGCCCTGGTCAGCTTGTCGGGTACCCGGTTCTCCATTTGGATGCCTTTGACCGTGATTTGCACCGATACGTGGAGAGTTTGGAAAAAACGTTGATTGCGGCGTGTTCCGAATGGGGGGTTGCTGCCGGATTGAGGGAAGGGCTTGTCGGGGTGTGGGTGGAGGACAGGAAAATCGCCTCCATTGGAGTGGGTGTCAGGAAGTGGGTTTCCATGCATGGTTTTGCGATGAATATTCTTCCCTCCAGTTTACCTCCTTTTGAGTGGATTACCCCGTGTGGAATCCAGGGGGTGAGGATGACTTGCCTCGCACGTGAAATTCAGCCCCCCCCGGAGAGGGAGGCCGATCTTGTCCGTGAGTTCGGCAACCGTTTTGCTGCGTTGTGGCAGTCAACTTTTGAATCATTAAAAACCAATGCACAATAATATCGACGACTCTATTTTCGAATGCTGTATTAACCGTCGGAAAACCGACAGCGTCAAGTGGGATCTTCATCCCGAAACGACGCCGGCCTGGATTGCCGATATGGATTTTCAATCTCCGGCTTGTGTCATTGATGCCCTCAAGGACAGGGTGGAGCACGGCGTGTTCGGTTACACCCTGCCTCCCGACGATATGGCGGACGTCCTTGTCTCCTACATGAAGCGTAACCATAGCGCAGATATTGATCCTTCATGGATCCTGCACATGGGAGGCTGCGTTCCGGCCTTGAGCACATCGGTCATGGCCGTGTGCGATCCCGGAGACTCGGTGATGTGCTGTACGCCCGTGTATCCTCCGATCCGTCATGCGCATGCCCATGGCAAATGCGAGTCTATCGAAGTTCCTCATATTTTCCGAGCGGGAGAATGGTTGTTCGACTGGGATGCCATGGAAGAAGCCGTACGCCCGGACACGAAGATGTTCATTCTCTGCAATCCTCAGAATCCATTGGGGAAAGTTTTGTCGCGCGAGGAAGTGTTGCGTGTGGCCGACTTCTGCGAACGCCATGATTTGATTCTATGCTCGGACGAAATCCATTGTGACCTCATGATGGATACCTCGGTCACTCACGAGACGGCTGTTTCTCTGCCGGAGCGCTACCTCAAGCGTACCATCATGATGACGGCGCCCAGCAAGACTTACAATATCGCCGGTATCGGCTATACCATGGTTGTGATTCCATCCCCGGAATTACGGAAGAAATTTGATCGCACGCGCGACCATCTCCAGCCCTCCATCCACTGTTTCGCCTACCTGTCCGCCCGTGCCGCCTATTCACAGGGGGAACCTTGGCGCAATGCCCTGCTGGCTTACCTGCGGAAAAATTGCGAGACTCTCTATGCGTTCGTGTCCGAACGCATGCCTGATATTCGTATGGTGCCGATGCAGGCCACTTATCTGGCTTGGCTGGATTGCTCGGCACTGGGGCTTTCCAATCCGCAGGAATTTTTCATAGAGAAAGCCGGTGTTTTTTTGAACGATGGTGCAGATTTCGGGTCTCCCCAGTGTGTACGGTTTAACTTCGGCACCCAGCGAAGCTCCATGCTGGATGCTTTGGAAAGAATGGCAACGGCCGTCGAAACGCTCCGTGTCTGAAGGAGTGATGAGGCGCTTTTGTCAGAATAAGGTTTCCCCGTTTGGTTCTTCCTCCGGTTCCGTGTATGCGGGTGCCGGGGGAAGTTCTGTATAGGCGGGCAGAGGGAGGACTTCGTTGCCTGCCAACGGAGCTTTGCGCTGGAAGACATGGGGGGAGAGTTGTTCGCTCGTCGTGTAGGCGGAACGAAACATTTCCACCTTGGCGTCAAGGTTGTCGATGTAGTGCAGGACAGCTGCTTCCGGTGTCTTGGGGGGGACGGGGGAGCCGAAAGCCAGCTCGCCGTGATGGGAAGCAATCATATGCAGGAGGTGCAGGCGTACGAGAGCCGATGGAGGGTCAAGAGCCAGCCATCCGGAACTTTCCGGGCTGTCCATAATCTCCGCCCAGAGTTTATTGACCAGTTCAATGCCGAATGGAATGTGGCCGAGCAGTTCGCCTACTTCCGTATAAGGCATGGAGAAATCGCCTTCGGGATAGCAATTTTCCCAGAGTTTTCCGCAATCGTGGAAGAGGCATCCGGCAAGAACGAGGTCGCGGTTTAAGTCCGGATACACGGAACAAACCGCGTGAGCACAACGCATCATCCCCCCGATGTGTTCGATAATTCCTCCCCTTCGGGCATGATGGTAGTTGCGGGCGGCTGCCGTTCTCTTCAGTCGATCTCTGAATTTGGTGCAAAATAGGGTACAAAGAGCATGCAAGCGGGGGTCGCTCATGCTGCCTATCAGCTCCACGATAGATTCCCAGTCGCGATCCTGCTTGTTCTTCAACTCCGGACTGCCTAAAAAAAGCATATCGGTTTCCTCCGGAGAGAGGGGGCGGATTTGCAAATCATTGCCCTCGTGCCCGTAACTGTTTTTATTCCAAATTCCTTTGATGGAGAGGAAAGATTTTGGCTGGGACTGGATGAAATCGGTGAACCATGGCTTGTCCTCCCAGACTTTCAACGTCAGGGATTGTTCTCCGTCGGCCAGGGTGACGTCCAGATAAGGCTTGTTGTTCCGAGTCGTCTTTTTCAGACACTGAGTCAATTGAACATGAATTTCTGCGGCTATCGGAGAGTCGGCGGGAAGAGCGATCAATTCCTGGAGGGACAATAATTCCATGGCCTCTATCATGGCTGTTTTTGTGCCTTGGGTCAAGAAGGCAGGCAAAATATGGAAAAAGATACAGTCTGGAGTGGAAACGAACCGTGAATCGTATAAACGGCAGAGTTGTTGGAGAAAAATAATTTTTTTATATCTGATTGATATCGAGAGTATTTTGTAGGTGATGAGGATTTGGTGGAGAAAAAAACTTTCAAAAGATGTTGACGTTTTCCGGGATTCATGTAGATTTCTCGGCACCCCAACCGAGGGGATCACGCCGAAAGGGCAGACCTGCAACGACCCGGAGCTTGAAGAAAGCGAGAGGGACGGAGGGCTGGCCGGCCGGGTGAGAGCGAAGGAAAAGGTTCCGAGAAAGGGGCGCTTGTCCGGAGCGGAGAGAAGCTTGTCAAAGGGAATGACTTCCGAAACGCCGAGATGCGAGGGGTTGAGCGAGCCGCGAGGTGAGCGAGATTTCGAGCACAAGGACAACCTGTCTGAGAGGGAGCGTTTGGAGGAGGAAATGGGGAAGGGAAGGTCGTGACGCGCGCCGTGCTTGTTTTCAGCGAAGAAGCCAGGGTTGAGAATCCCTGGTGTAGCGAAAGGGCATGGCGCTGACAGAATCCAGGAAATGGATCCTGTTGGTCCAGCAATTTCAAATAGATAGATTATTTGATGGAGAGTTTGATTCTGGCTCAGAACGAACGCTGGCGGCGTGGATAAGACATGCAAGTCGAACGGAAGAATGCTAGCTTGCTAATATTCTTCAGTGGCGCACGGGTGAGTAACACGTGAGCAACCTACCTTCGAGTGGGGGATAGCCCCGGGAAACTGGGATTAATACCGCATGAGGTCGAAAGATCAAAGCAGCAATGCGCTTGAAGATGGGCTCGCGTCCTATTAGTTAGTTGGTGAGGTAACGGCTCACCAAGGCGATGACGGGTAGCCGGTCTGAGAGGATGTCCGGCCACACTGGAACTGAGACACGGTCCAGACACCTACGGGTGGCAGCAGTCGAGAATCATTCACAATGGGGGCAACCCTGATGGTGCGACGCCGCGTGGGGGAAGAAGGTCTTCGGATTGTAAACCCCTGTCATGTGGGAGCAAGCAGCAATGTTGATAGTACCACAAGAGGAAGAGACGGCTAACTCTGTGCCAGCAGCCGCGGTAATACAGAGGTCTCAAGCGTTGTTCGGAATCACTGGGCGTAAAGAGTACGTAGGCTGTTTTCTAAGTCAGGTGTGAAAGGCAGGGGCTCAACCCCTGGACTGCACATGATACTGGGAGACTGGAGTAATGGAGGGGGAACCGGAATTCTCGGTGTAGCAGTGAAATGCGTAGATATCGAGAGGAACACTCGTGGCGAAGGCGGGTTCCTGGACATTAACTGACGCTGAGGTACGAAGGCCAGGGTAGCGAAAGGGATTAGATACCCCTGTAGTCCTGGCAGTAAACGGTGCACGCTTGGTGTGAGGGGACTCGACCCCCCTCGTGCCGGAGCTAACGCGTTAAGCGTGCCGCCTGGGGAGTACGGTCGCAAGATTAAAACTCAAAGAAATTGACGGGGACCCGCACAAGCGGTGGAGTATGTGGCTTAATTCGATGCAACGCGAAGAACCTTACCTGGGCTTGACATGTAATGAACAACATGTGAAAGCATGCGACTCTTCGGAGGCGTTACACAGGTGCTGCATGGCCGTCGTCAGCTCGTGTCGTGAGATGTTTGGTTAAGTCCAGCAACGAGCGCAACCCCTGTGGCCAGTTACCAGCACGTTATGGTGGGGACTCTGGCAAGACTGCCCAGATCAACTGGGAGGAAGGTGGGGACGACGTCAGGTCAGTATGGCCCTTATGCCCAGGGCTGCACACGTACTACAATGCCCAGAACAGAGGGGGCCGAAGCCGTGAGGCGGAGGAAATCCTGAAAACTGGGCCCAGTTCGGACTGTAGGCTGCAACCCGCCTACACGAAGCCGGAATCGCTAGTAATGGCGCATCAGCTACGGCGCCGTGAATACGTTCCCGGGTCTTGTACACACCGCCCGTCACATCATGGAAGCCGGTCGCACCCGAAGTATCTAGAGCCAACCGCAAGGAGGCAGGGTCCTAAGGTGAGACTGGTAACTGGGATGAAGTCGTAACAAGGTAGCCGTAGGGGAACCTGCGGCTGGATCACCTCCTTTCTATGGAGAAAAGACAGGGGCGAGAGTTCCTGTCCAGGTCGATCCCGTTCTTTAGGGACGGGAAAGCCGGGTTCGCAAGGCCCGGCAACGATATTACAAGATGTGTAAGAAAAAGAAGTCCTTGAAGCGCAAGCGCAAGGCAAGTACGACGTGCGTGACGACCTTTCCTGTAAAAACCAACCCGTAACCGGATCCAATTGGGGGTATAGCTCAGTTGGTAGAGCGCCAGCTTTGCAAGCTGGATGTCCGGGGTTCGAGTCCCCGTGCCTCCACCACCCCAAACCTCGTAAAGCCCTTGAAAGGTAGGAAGTTTAAGGAAAAAGGCATGTAAGGAAGACTTGGCCTATAGAGAAAACCATGGGCCTGTAGCTCAGTTGGTTAGAGCACGCGCTTGATAAGCGCGGGGTCACAGGTTCAAGTCCTGTCAGGCCCACCATATAAAGACAAGCCGGCTCATAAGCCCGGAGAAGAAAAGAAGCGAAGCGAAGATTGACATCCGCGTGGCAAAAGGGTTCTTGTACCTAGGAGAAAGTCGTGAGACATTTTCAAAGGAGATCAAGAAAACCCTGAAGTGGGAAACTACAAAACACATATTGAATAACACGCAAGCATACAAGATTTAACAGTATCATCACATGGGGACTTGCTTTCCTTTCTGAAGGAATGGAATCAAGAAACCAAGGGCGTACGGTGAATGCCTTGGTGCCGACAGGCGAAGAAGGACGCGATAAGCTGCGAAAAGCCTCGGGGAGCTGCAAATGAGCTACGATCCGGGGGTATCCGAATGGGGTAACCTAACCGGGGGAAAGCCCGGTTGACGTTGTCTGAATACATAGGACAACGATCGCGAGACCCGCTGAAGTGAAACATCTCAGTAAGCGGAGGAAAAGAAAGAGAAATCGATTCCGTAAGTAGTGGCGAGCGAAAGCGGAAGAGCCCAAACCGAAAGTACTTCTTTCGGGGTTGTAGGACCACGCCATGATCGATCATGAAAGATAGCAGAACAGTTTGGAAAGACTGGCCGGAGAGAGTGAAAGCCTCGTAAGCGAAATCTTTTGTGAGATCTAGTGGACTCCTGAGTAATACACCACACGTGGAACGGTGTATGAATCCGCGCGGACCACCGCGCAAGGCTAAATACTAGTCGGCGACCGATAGTGAACAAGTACCGCGAGGGAAAGGTGAAAAGAACCGCTGTGAGCGGAGTGAAATAGAACCTGAAACCGTATGTCTACAAAGTGTCAGAGCAGCGCAAGCTGCGATGGCGTGCCTTTTGTTTAATGAGTCTGCGAGTCAGTGTCTGTGGCAAGACTAAGGGCTTCCGGCCCGGAGTCGAAGCGAAAGCAAGTCCGAACAGGGCGGTTTTTAGTCGCAGGTACTGGACCCGAAGCGGAGGTGACCTACCCTTGGCCAGGTTGAAGCGTCGGTAAAACGCCGTGGAGGACCGAACAGGTGAACGTTGAAAAGTTCTCTGATGAGCTGAGGGTAGGAGTGAAAGGCTAATCAAACCCCGTGATAGCTGGTTCTCTTCGAAATGCATTTAGGTGCAGCGTTACGTGCTGATGTGCGGGGGTAGAGCACTGACAAGGCTAGGGGGCACACCCGCCTACCAACCCTTATCAAACTCCGAATACCGCACAATGGAGCGTAGCAGTGAGACAGTGGGGGATAAGCTTCATTGTCGAGAGGGAAACAACCCAGACCAGCAGCTAAGGTGCCCAAACAACGTTGAGTGGAAAGGATGTGGGATTACACAGACAGTGAGGATGTTGGCTTAGAAGCAGCCACCATTTAAAAAATGCGTAATAGCTTACTCATCGAGTGATCCTGCGCCGAAAATGATTGGCGATGAAACGTTGTACCGAAGCTCTGGATTTCTCCTGCAAGGGAGGAGTGGTAGAAGAGCGTTCCGTGTACGTTGAAGGGCGATGGCGACTGACCCTGGAGAGCACGGAAGTGAGTATGCAGACATGAGTAACGTTAAGCCGGGTGAAATCCCCGGCCGCCGTAAACCCGAGGTTTCCAGGGCAACGAGATTCGTCCCTGGGTTAGCCGGGACCTAAGCCGAGGCCGAGAGGCGTAGGCGATGGACATCAGGTTAATAATCCTGAGCTTCCGACCCTTAAACTGGGGGGACGCATGAGTAGAGATGGACAGGTTATTGAATTCCGAGGCCGGTTTACGGACTGGCCGCACCATCAAAGCGAGTGCCAAGAAAAGCCCCAGCGTATGCTAAGGAACCCGTACCGCAAACCGACACAGGTGGGTGGGTAGAATATACCAAGGCGCAAGAGTGAACTCTGGTTAAGGAACTCGGCAAATTAGCCCCGTAACTTCGGAAGAAGGGGTGCCTGCAGAGATGCAGGCCGCAGAGAAATGGCCCAACCGACTGTTTATCAAAAACACAGCACTCTGCAAAGACGCAAGTCGAAGTATAGGGTGTGACACGTGACCAATGCCGAAAGATTAAGGCAAGGTGTTAGCCGCAAGGCGAAGCTCTGAACCCAAGTCCCGGTGAATGTCGGCCGTAACTATAACGGTCCTAAGGTAGCGAAATTCCTTGTCGGGTAAGTTCCGACCTGCACGAATCGTGAAACGAGTTGGGCACTGTCTCAACCAGACGCTCAGTGAAATTGTAGTGGCGGTGAAGATGCCGCCTACCCGCAGAAGGACGGAAAGACCCTATAGACCTTAACTGTAAGCTGTCATTGTTTCTTCGGTCTCAATGCTCAGAGTAAGTGGGAGACGTTGAAGCCGGCCTTTAGGGGCCGGAAGAGTCATCAATGAGACACCACCCTTTGAGACTGGAGAATCTAACGCTGAGCCGTGAAACCGGCCAGGGGACCGTGTCAGCCGGTCAGTTTTACTGGGGCGGTATCCTCCCAAAGAGTAACGGAGGAGCGCGAAGGTTGGTTCAGCGCGGTTGGCAACCGCGTGACGAGTGCATGGGCATAAACCAGCCTAACTGTGAGACCGACAAGTCGATCAGATGCGAAAGCAGGCCCAAGTGATCCGGCGGTAGAAAGTGGAATTGCCGTCGCTCAACGGATAAAAGGTACCTTAGGGATAACAGGCTGATCACGCCCAAGAGTTCATATCGACGGCGTGGTTTGGCACCTCGATGTCGGCTCGTCGCATCCTGGGGCTGGAGAAGGTCCCAAGGGTCCGGCTGTTCGCCGGTTAAAGCGGCACGCGAGCTGGGTTCAGAACGTCGCGAGACAGTTCGGTCCTCTATCCTCTGTGGGCGTTGGAAAATTGAGGGGTTCAGACCTTAGTACGAGAGGACCGGGTCTGACGCACCACTGGTGCACCGGTTGTATTGTCAAATGCACGGCCGGGTAGCTAAGTGCGGAAGGAATAAGCGCTGAAAGCATCTAAGCGCCAAGTCCCTCCCAAGATGAATTTTCCCCATAGGAACGTGGAAGACGACCACGTCGATAGGTCGCAGGTGGAAGCGCAGCAATGTGTTGAGCCGAGCGATACTAAACTCCGAAAGACTTGATTCCTCCCTTTTAGGAAAGGGAGCAATCCTCATGTGAAGGTATTGTGAAGAAGCCTTGCATGGTATGAAAGAGTGGAAAGTAAGACCCATAACAGCAGAAACACCCCGCCACGCGGATGTCAGGCTTCGAGCCCGGCTTCCTCCCCTTTTTCCCTTGCCTCCGCGTCCAAAACAGAAGAAGATCAATCCCCATCATCCCCCCCCCGAGAGACCCCCGGGCAGGCAGAACGGACACCCCCCCCTCCCCAGAAAACGGGAGCCTCCGCCCTGAAGCCCGGTGATCTTAGCCCAGTGGTCCCACCCGGTCCCGTTCCGAACCCGGCAGTGAAACGCTGGCGCGCCGATGGTAGTGAGAGTATAGCTCTTGTGAGAGTAGGTCGTCGCCGGGATTGATTATGAAGCCCCGCCTTGTCACCATGCAAGGCGGGGCTTCTCTGTTTATACTCGAATCCTCATCCCCGCGAAATGTGACAAATGCAGAAAAATCGAAATGATCTCGGGAAGAGCGGAAAAGATATGGACTCTGGAGCTGTTTTGAACTATTTTTCCATTCCATTATCATGAAGCTGTTGTTGTTTTTCTTGCTGGGGTGTTTTGCGATACCGGTCAATGGCCGGGATTTGA
This is a stretch of genomic DNA from Akkermansia sp. N21116. It encodes these proteins:
- the lipB gene encoding lipoyl(octanoyl) transferase LipB, which produces MNVVWLPGLRDYDEVFELQESLVTEHQACPGKEPDLLLLEHAPVYTIGRTRDRTSLRDTAHLPYPVREINRGGQATYHGPGQLVGYPVLHLDAFDRDLHRYVESLEKTLIAACSEWGVAAGLREGLVGVWVEDRKIASIGVGVRKWVSMHGFAMNILPSSLPPFEWITPCGIQGVRMTCLAREIQPPPEREADLVREFGNRFAALWQSTFESLKTNAQ
- a CDS encoding HD domain-containing protein — translated: MELLSLQELIALPADSPIAAEIHVQLTQCLKKTTRNNKPYLDVTLADGEQSLTLKVWEDKPWFTDFIQSQPKSFLSIKGIWNKNSYGHEGNDLQIRPLSPEETDMLFLGSPELKNKQDRDWESIVELIGSMSDPRLHALCTLFCTKFRDRLKRTAAARNYHHARRGGIIEHIGGMMRCAHAVCSVYPDLNRDLVLAGCLFHDCGKLWENCYPEGDFSMPYTEVGELLGHIPFGIELVNKLWAEIMDSPESSGWLALDPPSALVRLHLLHMIASHHGELAFGSPVPPKTPEAAVLHYIDNLDAKVEMFRSAYTTSEQLSPHVFQRKAPLAGNEVLPLPAYTELPPAPAYTEPEEEPNGETLF
- a CDS encoding PatB family C-S lyase; translated protein: MHNNIDDSIFECCINRRKTDSVKWDLHPETTPAWIADMDFQSPACVIDALKDRVEHGVFGYTLPPDDMADVLVSYMKRNHSADIDPSWILHMGGCVPALSTSVMAVCDPGDSVMCCTPVYPPIRHAHAHGKCESIEVPHIFRAGEWLFDWDAMEEAVRPDTKMFILCNPQNPLGKVLSREEVLRVADFCERHDLILCSDEIHCDLMMDTSVTHETAVSLPERYLKRTIMMTAPSKTYNIAGIGYTMVVIPSPELRKKFDRTRDHLQPSIHCFAYLSARAAYSQGEPWRNALLAYLRKNCETLYAFVSERMPDIRMVPMQATYLAWLDCSALGLSNPQEFFIEKAGVFLNDGADFGSPQCVRFNFGTQRSSMLDALERMATAVETLRV